In a single window of the Gracilimonas sp. genome:
- a CDS encoding N-acetyl sugar amidotransferase yields MGKKETYYGLPEEVKFCKRCVMSNQRPASAVEFKHTIDSKKTTMNFDEEGICDACRMAEQKEKIDWEKREEELLKLLDKHRSNDGSYDCLVPGSGGKDSAYQAHVLKYKYGMNPLTVTWPPILYTDYGYQNWKNWLDSGFDNISFYRNGKIMKLLTKLSIENLFHPFQTFILGQKNIGPKIAAKYGINLVFYGENEAEYGNPIADNATSLRDKSYYTFKNIDELYLGGVSVKELKEKYDVQMQDIMSFLPMPVEEMEQAKVDVRYLGYYLKWTPQEVYYYAVENTGFKARPFRTQGTYSKYNSIDDKIDDLHYYTTFIKFGIGRATYDASQEIRNRHLTREEGEALVKRFDGEFPDRYFEEIMDYLDMDPEYFKNKLTDKFRSPHLWGKDKNDEWKLRHNVWNGGLED; encoded by the coding sequence ATGGGAAAGAAAGAAACATATTACGGACTACCAGAAGAAGTTAAGTTTTGTAAGCGATGTGTAATGTCTAATCAAAGACCGGCGTCTGCGGTGGAGTTTAAACACACCATTGACTCTAAGAAAACCACCATGAACTTTGATGAAGAGGGGATTTGTGATGCTTGTAGAATGGCGGAACAAAAAGAAAAGATAGACTGGGAAAAAAGAGAAGAAGAGCTTTTAAAGCTGCTGGATAAACACAGAAGCAATGACGGTAGCTACGATTGTTTGGTTCCCGGTAGCGGGGGGAAAGACAGTGCCTATCAGGCTCATGTATTAAAATATAAATATGGCATGAACCCGTTAACGGTTACTTGGCCTCCTATACTTTATACTGATTACGGATATCAGAACTGGAAAAATTGGCTGGATAGTGGTTTCGATAATATTTCATTTTATAGAAATGGAAAAATTATGAAACTACTGACAAAGCTATCCATAGAGAATCTTTTTCACCCTTTCCAGACTTTCATATTGGGCCAGAAGAATATTGGGCCCAAAATAGCAGCCAAGTATGGAATTAATTTGGTTTTTTATGGTGAGAACGAAGCCGAATATGGAAACCCGATCGCAGATAATGCAACTTCGTTAAGAGATAAGAGCTATTACACGTTTAAGAATATTGATGAACTGTATTTGGGAGGCGTTTCTGTAAAAGAACTGAAAGAGAAGTATGACGTTCAAATGCAGGATATCATGTCATTCCTTCCAATGCCTGTGGAAGAAATGGAACAGGCAAAAGTTGATGTTCGCTACCTGGGTTATTATCTCAAATGGACTCCTCAAGAAGTCTATTATTATGCTGTAGAAAACACAGGTTTTAAAGCAAGGCCATTCCGAACGCAGGGAACATACAGTAAGTATAATTCCATTGATGACAAGATTGATGATCTTCATTATTACACAACCTTTATAAAGTTTGGTATTGGACGTGCTACTTATGATGCGTCACAGGAAATCCGGAATAGGCATCTTACCAGAGAAGAAGGAGAAGCTCTTGTTAAGCGATTTGATGGAGAGTTTCCAGACAGGTATTTCGAGGAAATAATGGACTATTTAGATATGGATCCTGAATATTTTAAAAATAAATTAACAGATAAATTCCGCTCACCACATCTATGGGGTAAAGATAAAAATGATGAATGGAAACTTCGTCACAATGTCTGGAATGGTGGCCTTGAAGATTAA
- the hisH gene encoding imidazole glycerol phosphate synthase subunit HisH, whose translation MSKKIAIIDYKLGNLFSVKHACDYIGLDSVITSDASFISDSDALILPGVGAFGEGMNHLNDLGLSTVIKEKVSEGIPLFGICLGLQMLFTESEEFGNSMGLDIIKGKILKFPKNYKSKQLKVPQIGWNKIHMQNETLWNSSSLSGIKDSSFMYFVHSFYAKPDNDSEVLTNTNYCGFEYCSAVFNNRNVFATQFHPEKSGENGLRIYKQWAKNYNLLP comes from the coding sequence ATGAGTAAGAAAATAGCAATTATAGATTACAAGCTAGGTAATTTATTTAGCGTAAAACACGCTTGTGATTACATAGGTTTGGATTCAGTTATTACTTCGGATGCCTCATTTATATCAGATTCCGATGCATTGATTTTGCCGGGTGTTGGGGCATTTGGAGAAGGAATGAATCATCTTAACGATTTAGGGTTATCAACTGTAATCAAAGAAAAAGTAAGCGAAGGAATACCTCTTTTCGGTATTTGTCTGGGCCTACAAATGCTGTTTACAGAAAGTGAGGAATTCGGAAATTCGATGGGGCTTGATATTATAAAGGGAAAGATTTTAAAGTTTCCAAAGAACTATAAATCCAAACAGCTAAAAGTTCCTCAAATTGGCTGGAATAAAATACACATGCAGAATGAGACTCTATGGAATTCATCGTCTTTGTCTGGAATAAAGGATAGCTCTTTTATGTATTTTGTTCATTCCTTTTATGCAAAGCCTGATAACGATAGTGAGGTTTTGACTAATACCAACTATTGTGGCTTTGAATACTGTTCTGCTGTTTTTAACAACAGGAATGTATTTGCCACACAGTTTCATCCGGAAAAAAGCGGTGAGAATGGGCTCAGGATTTATAAGCAATGGGCAAAAAATTATAATTTATTACCATAA
- a CDS encoding imidazole glycerol phosphate synthase cyclase subunit has product MNTIRVIPRLDIKGPNLVKGIHLEGLRVLGKPEHFAKYYYKQGADELIFMDVVASLYERNSLHDIISNTAKEIFIPLTVGGGLRTIEDIRNVLRAGADKVSINTAAINNPEIITEAALKFGSSTIVVAIEAIKEYKSDKYLAYTDNGREYTGIDIFEWAQKVEEMGAGELVITSVDREGTGEGMDISMIEKISEMVDIPVIAHGGVGKKEDVKELFNKTDAKAVSLASLLHYDYIHNGYEIGDHQGEGNIEFLNRKKSFHTFKECSLDALKQYLFENEISVRVETNE; this is encoded by the coding sequence ATGAATACAATACGAGTAATACCCCGACTTGATATTAAAGGTCCTAATCTTGTAAAGGGCATTCATTTGGAAGGCCTTCGTGTACTGGGGAAGCCCGAACATTTTGCAAAATATTATTACAAGCAGGGTGCAGATGAATTGATCTTCATGGATGTGGTTGCCAGCCTTTATGAAAGAAATAGTCTTCATGATATTATTTCAAATACGGCTAAAGAAATTTTTATACCACTTACCGTGGGGGGTGGGCTTAGAACCATTGAAGACATCAGAAACGTACTCAGGGCGGGTGCAGATAAGGTAAGTATTAATACTGCCGCCATAAATAATCCAGAAATTATAACCGAAGCAGCTCTTAAGTTCGGTTCATCAACTATTGTTGTGGCCATAGAGGCTATTAAAGAATATAAATCTGATAAATATTTGGCCTATACAGATAATGGAAGAGAATATACCGGTATCGATATTTTTGAATGGGCACAGAAAGTTGAGGAGATGGGAGCCGGTGAACTTGTTATCACTTCTGTAGATCGTGAAGGGACCGGGGAAGGCATGGATATTTCAATGATTGAGAAAATATCTGAGATGGTTGACATTCCCGTGATTGCTCATGGTGGAGTTGGCAAGAAAGAAGATGTAAAAGAGTTGTTTAATAAAACGGATGCTAAAGCTGTTTCATTGGCCTCGCTGCTTCACTATGACTACATCCATAATGGTTATGAAATCGGAGATCATCAGGGGGAAGGAAATATTGAGTTTCTAAACAGAAAAAAATCATTTCACACCTTTAAGGAATGTTCGCTTGATGCACTAAAGCAGTATTTGTTTGAAAATGAAATTTCAGTAAGAGTGGAAACCAATGAGTAA
- a CDS encoding acylneuraminate cytidylyltransferase family protein — MKPLVIIPARGGSKRLPGKNIKPLKGKPLIHYTIEAAREVFDDSVICVSTDDESIKKVAEQTGIRVPFLRPESLATDAADSRSVLLHAYNFYKQARSYVADTIVLLQPTSPLRNGTHINECLKLYDEEVDQVLSVKETDSNPYFLLFEEGEDGYLKKVLSGDFTRKQDCPTVYEINGAIYIINTKSLLSSDTLVFSRTKKYVMNKESSIDIDDEFDFNLAEFILRR, encoded by the coding sequence ATGAAGCCATTAGTAATTATACCGGCACGCGGTGGATCCAAACGATTACCAGGTAAGAATATAAAACCGCTCAAAGGAAAGCCTTTAATTCATTATACCATTGAAGCTGCAAGGGAGGTTTTTGACGATTCGGTTATATGCGTTTCAACAGATGATGAATCCATAAAGAAAGTTGCAGAACAAACAGGAATCAGGGTGCCTTTTTTGAGGCCTGAGTCTTTGGCAACTGATGCTGCGGATTCAAGGAGTGTTCTGTTACATGCTTATAATTTTTATAAACAAGCCAGAAGCTATGTTGCTGATACCATTGTACTGCTCCAGCCTACTTCGCCTTTGAGGAATGGAACCCATATTAATGAGTGCCTAAAGCTATATGATGAGGAAGTAGACCAGGTTTTATCAGTAAAAGAAACAGATTCCAATCCTTATTTTTTGCTTTTTGAAGAAGGTGAAGACGGATACCTTAAAAAGGTTTTATCAGGAGATTTTACAAGAAAACAAGACTGCCCTACTGTTTATGAAATTAATGGAGCCATCTATATAATTAATACCAAATCTCTATTGTCAAGTGATACACTTGTATTCAGTAGAACAAAGAAATATGTCATGAATAAAGAATCATCAATTGATATTGATGATGAATTCGATTTTAACTTAGCTGAATTTATTTTAAGAAGATAA